The following are encoded together in the Neospora caninum Liverpool complete genome, chromosome IV genome:
- a CDS encoding putative CAM kinase, CDPK family, translating to MGCTQSRSLLTAASRAPRSLSEAKKKSTKSPQLRPASSRESVPCPSREPSKSNGELKGVSARRGSLPPGSEDRPSVPSQALQASPPPCPRNEENEEPQAAPPLNQRDKPGKQRTDSDAHATDGAEHDGVSVKMEGEDEQEAQNVEKIVPESRISRSARAAVPSPCRAPSSPPPAGASAPGSEGPSRAATHASAFSAAPRWLAFSSPTRRKKLEKERVKGRLAARRRSGKNGAAPAFQSHPFRDHFRRRKGMRNKRSAAQLSAVDSPSAPPLASDASKSSPFSFAGQALKSPPVASRDAHHTRCPRCGRDLPAPDSPFSLLGAERGPDPLSPSGASPGEGERLPQPADQVSPDTPGRECGAAARSTHSTDPFSRPLSLAAGPALGNQPLSTKRHRPYFDRVRLNGASGAQASALRFGGETPVAFGGGTFTGGRTPPAGKMHAKGKQGRPLAHRDTSDPKTHETRGATTPVFNTVSTADVSPPRDGPRSPSHANGKESQERPCCKCGWPGPQASPVAASPRARARSSRRATESRGSAPAPNAGRHTQKGPEEDASGSDLSVPPEFVMAGPLSFFNSLTHTPLFTSRIKTKLKLEQVYDVSNHVLGTGISGAVRTAQHRQSGRQVAVKTLCLSSMAPKRTLMLYNEVAIYLQVDHPNICKLLEVFVDDGEDKANSEPLRSGQGEKGRGVDGEERGSGGETRPAALSAAHARGQNENDQRCEETPQVAAHEGLSRNEELDEKEERKERRESCVSRASLASEERGHKRIHLVMELCTGKELYDRLARKKRYSEKDAGRVTRQMLSAINYCHQRHICHRDLKLENWVFRDDSDDAPLKLSLPQVCRSPSFLRVFPQIDFGFSRIFHPGVRMTAMHGTVYYVAPEVMDGKYNEKCDLWSIGVIVYMLLSGSPPFTGHGDQEILIKIRRRNPDERPSAEEALKHPWLVAAEKEALADTEISVSVLKSMQRFAACSAIKRASLALIAMSMEAEQLDDLERLFRKIDIDNSGCIKMDRMVAVLVTFLDVPRDEALRIFRRIDQTGAEEINYSEFLAATLQTRIALNQQLIREAFERFDVDNSGHISLDNLRYVLGDSYDSLSVEEILRQCDRKQNGVIDFDEFMLALTGDEAGVLESSNSKELVAQGAALTAQLSRNMSELADAVLAKRFTDCSASADLRATGAERTCPPPNCSIGAAT from the exons ATGGGGTGCACGCAGTCGAGAAGCCTCCTCACCGCGGCCTCGAGggcgccgcgctcgctgtctgaggcgaagaaaaagtcGACGAAGTCGCCTCAGCTGAGACCGGCCTCCTCTCGTGAAAGTGTCCCTTGCCCGTCTAGAGAGCCCTCTAAAAGCAACGGAGAACTCAAAGGCGTGAGTGCACGTCGGGGCTCTCTTCCACCAGGCAGCGAAGATCGGCCCAGCGTGCCGTCGCAGGCTTtgcaggcgtctccgcctccttgTCCGCGCAACGAGGAGAATGAAGAGCCGCAagctgcgccgcctctcaaccagagagacaagccgggaaagcagaggacagacagcgacgcaCATGCAACTGATGGGGCAGAACACGACGGTGTCTCCGTCAAAatggagggagaagacgaacaggaAGCGCAGAACGTAGAGAAGATTGTACCGGAATCAAG GATCTCGCGCTCTGCTCGCGCAGCCGTGCCTTCGCCCTGCCGAGCTCCCTCATCTCCGCCTCCGGcgggcgcctccgcgccggGTTCTGAGGGTccctcgcgcgccgccacgcacgcctccgcgttctctgcggcgcctcgctggctcgccttttcttcgccgacgcggagaaagaagctggagaaagaGCGCGTGAAGGGACGCCTCGCGGCCCGTCGCAGATCCGGGAAGAACGGGGCTGCGCCGGCTTTCCAGAGTCACCCTTTCCGTGACCATTTCCGCAGAAGGAAGGGCATGCGCAACAAGCGGAGTGCCGCGCAGCTGTCGGCTGTCGACTCGCCGTCcgcccctcctctcgccaGCGATGCCTCGAAAAGCAGTCCCTTCTCATTCGCTGGCCAGGCACTCAAATCCCcgcccgtcgcctctcgcgacgCACATCACACTCGCTGCCCTCGGTGCGGCCGCGACCTCCCGGCGCCCGACagtcccttctcgctgcttggTGCCGAACGCGGTCCCgacccgctgtctccttctggGGCGTCTccgggcgaaggcgagagactgcCGCAGCCCGCCGACCAGGTGTCGCCAGATACGCCGGGACGCGAGtgcggcgccgccgctcgTAGCACCCACTCTACAGACCCCTTCagtcggcctctctcgcttgcaGCTGGACCGGCGCTGGGGAACCAGCCGCTCTCGACGAAGCGGCACCGGCCCTACTTCGACCGCGTTCGCCTCAATGGGGCGAGTGGAGCCCAAGCCTCGGCGCTGCGGTTCGGGGGCGAGACGCCCGTAGCCTTTGGCGGGGGGACGTTCACCGGAGGCAGGACGCCTCCGGCAGGgaaaatgcatgcaaaggGCAAGCAGGGGCGGCCGCTTGCCCACCGGGACACTTCGGATCCAAAGACGCACGAAACTCGGGGCGCGACGACCCCAGTCTTCAACACAGTCTCCACCGCCGACGTGTCCCCTCCACGAGATGGGCCGCGGTCGCCGTCGCACGcaaacggaaaggaaagtCAAGAGCGGCCGTGCTGCAAATGTGGGTGGCCGGGGCCTCAGGCCTCGCCTGtagccgcctcgcctcgagcTCGCGCCAGGAGCTCGCGCCGTGCCACGGAGTCCCGGGGAAGCGCCCCCGCCCCGAATGCGGGCCGACACACGCAAAAGGGAcctgaagaagacgcgtct GGTTCAGACCTAAGTGTGCCGCCAGAGTTCGTGATGGCGGGCCCCCTTTCGTTCTTCAACTCACTCACGCACACGCCTCTCTTTACCAGTCGCATCAAAACGAAACTTAAACTGGAGCAAGTCTACGACGTTAGCAATCACGTCCTTGGAACAG GGATTAGTGGAGCTGTGAGGACTGCCCAGCACCGGCAGAGCGGACGGCAAGTTGCAGTCAAgactctgtgtctctcttcgatGGCCCCCAAAAGGACGCTGATGCTGTACAACGAAGTCGCGATTTATCTCCAAGTGGACCACCCAAATATTTGCAAGTTGCTGGAAGTCTTCGTCGATGACGGTGAGGACAAGGCGAACTCAGAGCCGCTCCGATCGGGccaaggcgagaaagggagaggcgtagatggagaagagcgagggtCAGGAGGGGAGACCCGGCCTGCGGCGCTGAgtgctgcgcatgcacgtggacAAAACGAGAACG ACCAGCGTTGTGAAGAGACGCCCCAGGTTGCAGCGCACGAAGGCCTCTCGAGGAACGAAGAGCtggacgaaaaggaagagaggaaagagagacgagagagttGCGTGTCGAGGGCGTCGCTAGCCTCCGAGGAGCGAGGACATAAACGCATTCATCTGGTGATGGAATTGTGCACCGGCAAAGAACTGTATGATCGTCTtgcaagaaagaagagatacagcgaaaaagacgcagggCGCGTAACGCGTCAAATGCTCTCGGCCATCAACTACTGCCACCAGAGACACATTTGCCATAGAGACCTCAA ACTGGAGAACTGGGTCTTTCGAGACGACAGCGATGACGCGCCTTTGAAGCTG TCGCTGCCCCAAGTGTGTCGCAGCCCGTCGTTTCTCCGGGTTTTTCCTCAAATCGACTTTGGCTTCAGTCGCATCTTCCATCCCGGGGTCAGGATGACGGCCATGCACGGCACCGTCTACTACGTCGCTCCAGAAGTGATGGACGGGAAGTACAACGAAAAATGCGACCTGTGGAGTATAG GCGTTATCGTGTACATGCTTCTGAGCGGCAGCCCACCGTTCACAGGTCATGGAGACCAAGAAATTCTCATCAAAATTCGCAG GCGAAATCCAGACGAACGCCCCTCGGCCGAGGAAGCGCTGAAGCACCCGTGGCTGGTCGctgcggagaaagaggctcTTGCCGACACTGAAATCAGCGTGAGCGTCCTGAAGAGCATGCAACGCTTTGCAGCTTGCTCGGCGATCAaacgcgcttctctcg CCCTCATCGCTATGTCGATGGAGGCAGAACAACTCGACGATCTGGAGCGCCTCTTCCGGAAAATTGACATCGACAACAGCGGCTGTATTAAG ATGGATCGAATGGTAGCGGTTCTGGTGACCTTTCTTGACGTTCCCCGAGATGAAGCCCTTCGCATTTTTCGGCGCATCGATCAGACAG GGGCAGAGGAGATTAACTACAGCGAGTTCTTAGCTGCGACGCTTCAGACGCGCATTGCTCTCAACCAACAGCTCATTCGAGAGGCATTTGAACG ATTCGATGTCGACAACAGCGGCCACATCAGCTTAGACAACCTTCGGTATGTGCTCGGAGACAGTTATGACAGCTTATCTGTTGAGGAGATTCTGCGGCAATGCGACCGGAAACAAAACGGCGTCATTGACTTCGATGAG TTCATGCTTGCTCTGACTGGAGATGAAGCAGGCGTCCTTGAGAGCAGCAACTCGAAGGAGCTTGTAGCTCAAGGAGCAGCCCTAACAGCT caATTGAGCCGCAACATGAGCGAGCTGGCGGACGCCGTACTCGCAAAGCGCTTCACCGATTGTTCCGCCTCCGCGGACTTGCGAGCGACGGGAGCAGAGCGGACATGCCCGCCACCAAATTGTTCCATCGGCGCGGCAACTTGA
- a CDS encoding lateral signaling target protein 2, related, whose translation MAPGSSPSTPPGASTARGGGSEEREEGSHNISSDSSSSESSRLRNGDRQTQTAEEEKAGSRRRRVSSASSEANEEKEINPKNIDRATRSTSGRATDSARGADENEEGRNVDWVPSDEVTHCNHCQGLFSVTKWKHHCRACGKVFCGECSTMRIRLPDLGYFEKVRVCDDCALARASSHTLSLQEDLDVKEQINANLKLALEEKTKQLEGFRAFLLEVEGLLLAGGASHRGLSFSAGRTPGADTTAGAVRYADGASRNSQDEFAVLMQQSERSLRQLTQRLQQYEEEFEDVRLQLEELQTERDEHRSRAYQLERSVHASQMEMMQLKEVAADRDALRAVVEEQRRQLEEQRRQLSGLQQRCVTLESKSAAANSPSASARTARQGASAASLPSAPVEPYTWGSSSDRGRGLSASLSPGDTSLMKGGIFGRDAELSRRPVVVGRANDLEDLAVAFTVADGLDRRHAYLAGTGSGSKEL comes from the exons ATGGCTCCAGGCTCCTCTCCTTCAACCCCTCCCGGCGCCTCAACAGCGAGGGGAGGTGGGAGTgaggagcgggaagaaggatCACATAACATATCTTCGgattcctcttcttctgagTCTTCTCGTTTGAGAAATGGAGATCGACAGACACAaacagcagaggaagagaaggcaggaagTCGACGCCGAAGGGTGTCCTCTGCTTCGAGCGAAGccaacgaagaaaaagagatcAATCCGAAAAACATCGATCGAGCTACCCGCAGCACCTCGGGCCGCGCTACCGATAgtgcgcgaggcgcggacgaaaacgaagaaggccggAACGTCGACTG GGTACCCAGCGACGAGGTGACACACTGCAACCACTGCCAAGGCCTTTTCAGCGTCACAAAGTGGAAACACCACTGTCGAGCTTGTGGAAAG GTGTTTTGCGGCGAGTGTTCGACGATGCGCATTCGGCTCCCCGACCTCGGCTACTTCGAGAAAGTCCGCGTTTGT GACG ACTGCGCGCTGGCGCGCGCTTCGTCCCacaccctctctctccaagAGGACCTCG ACGTTAAAGAACAAATCAATGCGAACCTGAAACTCGctctggaagagaaaacgaaacagcTGGAAGGCttccgcgcgtttcttctcgaaGTCGAAGGGCTGCTTCTGgccggcggcgcgtcgcATCGGGggctgtccttctctgcgggaCGCACACCGGGAGCGGACACGACCGCAGGCGCTGTGCGCTACGCCGACGGCGCATCAAGGAACAG CCAGGACGAATTCGCTGTCTTGATGCAGCAAAGCGAGCGCAGCTTGCGGCAGCTGACGCAGCGACTGCAGCAGTACGAGGAGGAGTTTGAGGACGT GCGCCTGCAGCTCGAGGAGCTCCAGACCGAGCGGGACGAGCATCGAAGCCGCGCCTACCAACTGGAGCggagtgtgcatgcatcgcaaATGGAAATGATGCAGTTGAAGGAAGTGGCGGCAGACCGGGACGCTCTACGAGCCGTCGTGGAG GAACAAAGACGACAGTTggaggagcagagacggcagTTGAGTGGACTTCAGCAGCGCTGCGTGACTCTCGAGAG CAAGTCTGCAGCGGCAAATTCGCCTTCTGCCAGCGCCCGCACAGCCCGTCAAGGAGCCAGCGCGGCTTCGCTGCCTTCCGCGCCGGTCGAGCCCTACACGTGGGGCTCCAGctccgaccgcggtcgcggTCTCTCGGccagtctctctccaggaGACACCTCGTTGATGAAAGGAGGCATTTTtggaagagacgcggagcTTTCGAGGCGTCCTGTTGTTGTGGGGCGCGCGAACGACCTCGAGGATCTCGCGGTGGCCTTCACAGTCGCTGACGGCTTAGAC CGGAGGCACGCCTACCTTGCCGGTACGGGCTCGGGCAGCAAGGAGCTGTAA